Within Catharus ustulatus isolate bCatUst1 chromosome 5, bCatUst1.pri.v2, whole genome shotgun sequence, the genomic segment cctctaGAATGTCTCCAAAATCTGGGGGTCTctttgtgtccccaaaccctcaggatgtccccagcactgggagtccctgagtgtccccaaaccctcaggATGTCCCCAAGATTTGATGttcctggctgtccccaaaccctcagtgtccccaacacTGGGAGTCCTTGAGTGTCCCTGAATCCTCAGAATGTCCCCaagatttgggatccctggctgtccccaaaccctcatAATGTCCTCAAAATCTGGGGCTCTCTTTGTGTTCCCAAACCCTCAGGATGTCCCCAATATTTGAgatccctggctgtccccaaacTCTCAGAGTGTCCCCAACATTGGGagtccctgagtgtccctgagccctCAGAGTGTCCCCAAGATTTGGGATCCTCAGGTGTACCCAAACCCTCAGAATGTCCCCAACATTTGGGGTCACTGCCTGTCCCTGAGTTCTCCCACATCCCTGTGTGGGaactttgggatttgggacccCCTGAAGTCCCCCCCATCCCCCGTGGGTCGGTGCCACCCCGCGGTGCCATCGCTGTCCCCGTGCTGTCCCCGCAGCGGCCGGGCTCTACTACCTGGCAGAACTGATCGAGGAATACACCGTGGTCACCAGGAGGATCATCAAATACATGATCTGGGTGAGTCCTGCCAATCCCAGCTGCCAATCCCAacaaaatctgggaaaaaaaaaaaaaaatctggggggaaaaaaaaaattctgaaaaaaatctgcgAAGCGAGCGCcgaattccccaaaaaaattgtGTGGGAAATgttgatcccatcccactgaggGTGAAATTTCTCATGCTGGCAATGCAGAATTCCTGtgttaatcccattttttctccttttttcctccccagttttcctcagcagtgctggtggggcTGTACCTGTTCGAGCAATTCCCGGCGTTCCTGGTGGGGATGGGGCTCTTCACCAACCTGGTGTATTTTGGATTGCTCCAGACTTTTCCTTTCATCGTGCTCACCTCCTCCAACTTCATCCTGAGCTGTGGTCAGGCCTCAAAtccaattttttggggaatttttggggtttcctgaGTGATTCAAAAAGGCTCCAGGAGTTTGGGGTTGTCGGGGTTTGCTGAGGGattggggtgtcccaggaatttgggatttttggggctctcCAAGAGCTCaaatttcccaggaatttgggatttttggggatcaCCAAAAGCTCAAAATgtcccaggaatttgggattcctGGGGCTTCCCAATATCTCAGAATgtcccaggaatttgggatttttgggagctCCAAGGGCTCAAAATgtcccaggaatttgggattgctgGAGCTCCAAGGGCTCAAAATGTCccagaaatctgggattttttgggcttCCTAAGGTTCAGATTgtcccagaaatttgggatttttggggatcaCAAAGGGCTCAAAATgtcccaggaatttgggattccaAGGGCTCAGAATgtcccagaaatttgggatttttggggttcaccAAGGGCTCAAAATgtcccagaaatttgggatttttggggctttcTAAGGTTCAGAATgtcccagaaatttgggattccAAGGGCTCAAAATGtccctggaatttgggatttttggggatctcCAAGAGCTCAAAATgtcccaggaatttgggattgctgGGTGCTCCAAGGCTGAGAATTCCAGGGATTGGGAGTTCTTGATTgtcccagaaatttgggatttttggggttcacaAAGGGCTCAAAATgtcccagaaatttgggattccAAGGGCTCAGAATgtcccagaaatttgggatttttggggctttttaagGTTCAGAATgtcccagaaatttgggatttttggggctttttaagGTTCAGATTgtcccagaaatttgggattccTGAACCTTTGGAGAATCCCAGGAATTGAGGAGTTAAAAGTTTGGGAATTCTGCCAGCACCAGGAAGGACTTTGAACTTTTGGGAATGatgtggctgggagctgggaattgtgggatttcctgggaattgtgggattgctgggaattgtgggattgctgggaattgtgggattgctgggaattctgggattgctgggaatgctgggatttcctgggaattctgggattttctggaatttcctGGAAATTTTGGGCACCCTCATGGaattccagactggtttgggttgtgAGGgagctgaaatcccaaaaaatccagagaattccaggaattGGGGGTTCTTGGTTACCCcaaaaattttgtatttctatgATTTCCAAGGCTCAGAATatcccagaaatttgggattttgggatttccaaGACTGAAAGAATCCAAAAAAATTGGGATCCTTGGGagtccccaaaaatccagagaATTTTAGGAATTGTGGGTTCTTGGTgccccaaaaatttgggattttgggatttccaaGGCTCAGAATATCCcataaatttgggattttgggatgtctgGTTGctcctgaaaatcccaaaaattgaaaatcctaaaaactctgaaattcccacaaattttgtgtggggaaaaaaaaatcccagaaatttgAGCTCTCTGAACcccttaaattaaaaattcccaaCCCAGCTTGTGGGGAGGGctccaaaatttgggattttttcttctggaatgttctgatcttgatttttttccctaatttttgttttttttgttttttcctggcaGTTCTGGTCGTGGTCAATCACTACCTGGCATTCCAATACTTTGCTGAGGAATTTTACCTCTTCTCTGAGGT encodes:
- the TEX261 gene encoding protein TEX261, producing the protein MWFMYVLSWLSLLVQVAFVTLAIAAGLYYLAELIEEYTVVTRRIIKYMIWFSSAVLVGLYLFEQFPAFLVGMGLFTNLVYFGLLQTFPFIVLTSSNFILSCVLVVVNHYLAFQYFAEEFYLFSEVLAYFTFCLWLIPFAFFVSLSAGENVLPSTVQPGDDVVSNYFTKGKRGKRSGILLIFSFIKEAILPSRQKIY